The following coding sequences are from one Lolium rigidum isolate FL_2022 chromosome 6, APGP_CSIRO_Lrig_0.1, whole genome shotgun sequence window:
- the LOC124664587 gene encoding uncharacterized protein LOC124664587 produces MAGQVSWTVMMQAMQAKKTLRPQRDRLLQLRRQMDQLSPGDDDHASKNMELAAHLFNVCYSGLGIGSRMLASCMELAAKGGARLAINRAFAAMPDEQLHDALVAQRLPARPTTQTEAFSRVEAAFNAVKVTEEHHIPRCIEHLVGRRPVRMVHGKNGLEDPAPVAATPVDLDKARDYLDRACALADLAVKHIDLAVLVLSRFMDPKQVASLSEVTDQRASILQGGLYPSG; encoded by the exons ATGGCTGGACAGGTGAGTTGGACCGTCATGATGCAGGCCATGCAAGCCAAGAAGACCCTCCGCCCCCAGCGCGACCGCCTCCTGCAGCTCCGGCGCCAGATGGACCAGCTCAGCCCCGGCGACGACGACCACGCGTCCAAGAACATGGAGCTCGCCGCCCACCTCTTCAACGTCTGCTACAGCGgcctcgggatcggctcccgcaTGCTCGCCAGCTGCATGGAGCTGGCGGCCAAGGGCGGCGCCCGCCTCGCCATCAACCGCGCCTTCGCCGCCATGCCCGACGAGCAGCTCCACGACGCGCTCGTCGCGCAGCGGCTCCCCGCGCGCCCGACCACCCAGACCGAGGCCTTCTCCCGCGTCGAGGCGGCCTTCAACGCCGTCAAGGTCACCGAGGAGCACCACATCCCGCGCTGCATCGAGCACCTCGTCGGCAGACGCCCTGTCCGCATGGTCCACGGCAAGAACGGGCTCGAGGACCCGGCCCCGGTCGCCGCCACCCCCGTGGACCTGGACAAGGCGCGCGACTACCTCGACCGCGCGTGCGCCCTCgccgacctcgccgtcaagcacATCGACCTCGCCGTCCTCGTCCTCTCCAGGTTCATGGACCCCAAGCAGGTCGCCAGCCTCTCCGAGGTCACCGACCAGCGCGCATCCATCTTACAG GGTGGACTTTATCCATCAGGCTGA